From a region of the Lentilactobacillus curieae genome:
- a CDS encoding CPBP family intramembrane glutamic endopeptidase, with product MNSNEHKLQAGDYFERIGIFILLVVLVLFVQIPLGLIAKAPKVDALAIGTGIVYLVLFIGFIGLAYYFYQRYGQVKLKSLRWNDVKLILLGFVVMMVIEIGLGILNQKVYGVQQTSNNQLVGELLGSNKLSLILLSISSVFLSPILEELVFRGFVISAFFKQSARVLPVIVSAVLFAIPHMEDTNVISFLTYASMGAVLAYVYNSTKNIKVSIGLHFLNNLYAMAGMLFLMFGNH from the coding sequence ATGAACTCAAATGAGCACAAGCTCCAGGCCGGAGATTACTTCGAAAGAATTGGGATTTTTATATTACTAGTGGTGTTGGTGCTATTCGTGCAAATTCCGCTTGGGTTAATTGCTAAAGCACCTAAAGTCGATGCTTTAGCAATCGGTACAGGAATCGTCTATTTAGTTTTATTTATCGGATTCATTGGCTTAGCATACTATTTTTACCAACGGTACGGCCAAGTTAAACTAAAATCGTTGAGGTGGAACGACGTTAAGTTGATTTTGCTTGGATTTGTTGTAATGATGGTAATCGAAATTGGGCTAGGAATTCTCAACCAAAAAGTTTACGGTGTCCAACAGACATCTAATAACCAGTTGGTGGGTGAACTTTTGGGTTCCAACAAGCTATCGTTGATTTTGCTGTCAATCTCGTCGGTATTTTTATCACCAATCTTGGAAGAACTTGTCTTTCGGGGATTCGTGATTAGTGCCTTTTTTAAACAAAGCGCAAGGGTGTTGCCCGTAATTGTGAGTGCAGTTTTATTTGCAATTCCCCATATGGAGGATACTAACGTAATTAGCTTTTTAACTTATGCTTCAATGGGGGCTGTTTTGGCTTATGTTTATAACAGTACCAAAAATATTAAGGTATCAATCGGACTGCATTTTTTAAACAACCTGTACGCAATGGCGGGAATGTTGTTTTTAATGTTTGGTAATCATTAA
- a CDS encoding P1 family peptidase gives MGLSKNLFNDLSAGNKGQRNLITDVPGVKVGQVTVDDGKVHSGVTAIIPVTGNLFREKLPAGTCVLNGFGKSVGLVQIDELGTLETPIVLTNTFAVGTAVNSLTRRMLAENPEIGDSTSTVNPVVAECNDGDVSDIRAMRLTESDVEQAFANVGEEFEEGAVGAGRGMMCYDLKGGIGSSSRIVEVDEEHSYTVGTLTMTNYGYLQDFIVNGLPIGKPLSEMIKADKEKEEKGSIITIIATDAPLNSRQLKRLAKRATVGINRSGGYIGNGSGEIVFAFSTQNRVSHFAKSDLDTVTRFNDNHIDKFFRAVAASVDESILSSMVHAESVVDRKGRNRLGLVDACHKLSAEQPEYAEMVKDALDLLGVE, from the coding sequence ATGGGGTTATCAAAGAATTTATTTAATGATTTATCGGCTGGAAATAAGGGTCAACGGAATTTAATTACTGACGTCCCCGGTGTAAAAGTGGGCCAAGTGACAGTTGATGATGGGAAAGTTCACTCTGGAGTAACTGCAATTATTCCCGTAACGGGGAACCTTTTTCGAGAAAAGCTCCCCGCTGGAACTTGTGTCCTCAATGGTTTTGGAAAGAGTGTTGGCCTAGTACAAATCGACGAATTGGGGACGTTAGAGACCCCAATCGTTTTGACAAATACATTTGCAGTTGGAACAGCTGTAAACTCACTGACCCGAAGAATGTTAGCAGAAAACCCAGAAATTGGCGACAGCACTAGTACCGTTAATCCGGTGGTAGCGGAATGTAATGATGGCGATGTTTCTGATATTCGGGCCATGCGCCTTACTGAATCTGACGTTGAGCAAGCATTTGCCAATGTTGGCGAAGAGTTTGAAGAAGGTGCAGTTGGTGCAGGTCGAGGGATGATGTGTTACGACTTGAAGGGCGGGATTGGTTCATCATCACGAATTGTTGAAGTTGATGAAGAGCACTCTTATACAGTTGGAACATTAACTATGACTAATTACGGATATCTTCAAGATTTTATCGTCAATGGATTGCCAATTGGTAAGCCGCTTTCTGAAATGATAAAAGCGGATAAAGAAAAAGAAGAAAAGGGATCAATCATTACCATCATTGCCACTGATGCCCCGCTTAATTCTCGCCAACTGAAACGGCTAGCCAAACGGGCAACTGTGGGGATCAATCGTTCAGGAGGATATATCGGTAACGGTAGTGGGGAAATTGTATTTGCTTTTTCAACTCAAAATAGAGTTAGTCACTTTGCCAAAAGCGACCTCGATACCGTAACCCGTTTTAATGACAATCACATCGACAAGTTCTTCAGAGCAGTGGCTGCTAGTGTTGATGAGTCAATTTTAAGTTCGATGGTTCACGCTGAATCAGTTGTGGATCGTAAGGGAAGAAATCGCTTAGGCTTAGTCGATGCTTGTCATAAACTGTCAGCCGAACAGCCAGAGTATGCGGAAATGGTAAAAGACGCACTTGATCTATTGGGGGTAGAGTAA
- a CDS encoding C39 family peptidase, giving the protein MVELLNAPNIDQYAWGAINGCEAASLLEGLHCLGKLTNVNYGEFLKQMPIDEGGNPNYGFGGSPYKNQAGKFEAIFVKPLADWAANYTTYEDLSDSGVEPIYQSVEAGNPVVTYVTVHFEKPEIETYPFGDVAINNHAVLVDGVNATQVHLSDPIDGKYYLDKSKFEKIYLSRNMALALLK; this is encoded by the coding sequence ATGGTTGAATTATTGAATGCTCCTAACATTGATCAATATGCATGGGGAGCAATCAACGGTTGTGAAGCTGCTAGCTTATTAGAGGGATTACACTGTCTTGGTAAACTAACTAACGTAAATTATGGCGAGTTTTTAAAACAAATGCCAATTGATGAAGGTGGTAATCCAAATTATGGGTTTGGCGGTTCACCCTATAAAAATCAGGCTGGTAAGTTTGAGGCGATATTTGTTAAACCCTTAGCGGATTGGGCTGCTAACTACACCACGTACGAAGATTTAAGTGATTCTGGTGTTGAACCGATTTACCAATCCGTTGAGGCCGGTAATCCTGTGGTGACTTATGTCACGGTTCACTTTGAAAAGCCGGAAATTGAAACTTACCCGTTTGGTGACGTTGCTATTAATAACCATGCGGTTTTGGTGGATGGGGTGAATGCAACTCAAGTGCACCTTAGTGACCCGATTGATGGCAAATACTATCTTGATAAAAGTAAATTTGAAAAAATTTATTTATCCAGAAATATGGCCTTGGCTTTACTAAAATGA
- a CDS encoding dipeptide epimerase, whose translation MSLVIESITTQVVDVPLKRPFVTALRKVTTAETVILKMRDSQGRVGHGEAAPNAVVSGDTTKSIVSAIEDVIAPKIIGMSLDQPDVIKSAIDDSMIHNSSPKAAVNIALNDLIAQRYQVPLYVLLGGSDNEVITDYTVSVGDTNDMINQAKQLVEDGFDTLKLKVGADSEKADFDKVAAIRNAVGSKVKIRLDANQGWHPKQAVAAIHRMERAGLDIELVEQPVRANDFAGMKFVTQNVDTLILADESIFSVEDALRLIQMHGCDLINLKLMKAGGIDNALKINTLAEAAGIKCMVGSMIESSVSVAAAAHLAAAKENIQYVDLDAALMFSENPVSGGYVNDENRIELLNKPGLGF comes from the coding sequence TTGAGTTTAGTGATTGAAAGTATAACTACTCAGGTCGTTGACGTTCCACTAAAGCGCCCATTTGTAACTGCTCTAAGAAAGGTCACTACTGCGGAAACTGTCATTTTAAAGATGAGGGATTCTCAAGGTAGAGTTGGTCACGGAGAGGCTGCACCTAATGCGGTAGTGAGTGGTGATACGACTAAAAGCATTGTGAGCGCGATTGAAGATGTGATTGCCCCAAAAATTATTGGCATGTCTTTAGATCAACCCGATGTAATCAAGTCCGCCATAGATGATTCAATGATTCATAATTCTAGTCCCAAAGCTGCTGTGAATATCGCCCTGAATGATTTGATTGCTCAGAGGTATCAGGTGCCTTTGTATGTGTTGCTAGGTGGTTCAGATAATGAAGTAATTACTGACTACACTGTTAGTGTTGGTGATACCAATGATATGATTAATCAGGCAAAACAGTTGGTTGAAGATGGATTTGACACATTAAAACTCAAAGTTGGTGCTGATAGCGAAAAAGCGGATTTTGATAAAGTTGCCGCCATCAGAAATGCTGTGGGGAGCAAAGTTAAAATCCGGCTAGATGCTAATCAGGGGTGGCACCCCAAACAGGCAGTTGCTGCTATTCACAGAATGGAACGGGCAGGTCTCGACATTGAGTTGGTAGAGCAACCGGTTAGGGCAAATGATTTTGCCGGGATGAAATTCGTTACCCAAAACGTTGACACCCTAATATTGGCTGATGAAAGTATTTTCTCAGTTGAAGATGCTTTGAGATTAATTCAGATGCACGGTTGTGACTTGATCAATCTTAAACTGATGAAGGCCGGTGGAATCGATAACGCACTAAAAATCAATACGCTTGCCGAAGCAGCAGGAATTAAATGTATGGTAGGTAGTATGATTGAGTCGTCAGTTTCGGTCGCCGCTGCCGCTCATCTTGCAGCTGCAAAGGAAAACATTCAGTATGTTGACTTGGATGCTGCACTGATGTTTTCTGAAAACCCGGTTTCTGGTGGTTACGTTAATGATGAAAATCGGATCGAATTATTAAATAAGCCAGGACTAGGATTTTAG
- a CDS encoding peptide ABC transporter substrate-binding protein → MGLSHRVTMASVFATVSLILVGCGNSATSSKKQSITTSTDTELSTIDLSKTTSISAFNVLNNVDEGLFRLGKNSEVQPGIATDSKVSNDGKTYTFNLRKNAKWSNGDPVTAQDFVYSWRRTLDPKTASQYGYLFSGIKNADKIQNKKAAPSTLGVKAEGKYKLVVNLEQKIPYFKLLLGFPVFFPQDSKAVAKYVSKYGTTAKTMVYNGPFTLSGWNGTNLSWTLKKNKDYWDKGKVKLNSIKFNVVKDPSTGLNLYNQKKLDMAQLSATQAKQMGNKPNMVSRKQSSSYYIAFNQKIKAFKNKKIRQAISMAINRDTLANKVVGGGAVETDSFVSKGLAVSPKSKTDFTKDVTAPASMKYNQAEARKLFKQGMKEVGKKQLKFTLLNVDTYDQKQLSEYLQSAIEKTLPQVKVSLNNIPGQTVLSRQADQDFQVTVANWFADFSDPVTFLNILTSKNPSNISKWSNKQYDSLIDKTNGVDGSKPEARWQDMVDAQNLALKEQAIVPLYQSGEKWLINSNIKGIVYNTAGANYNYKEAYVK, encoded by the coding sequence ATGGGTTTATCTCATAGAGTGACAATGGCATCAGTTTTCGCAACGGTGTCTTTAATTTTAGTTGGCTGTGGTAATTCTGCTACCAGCTCAAAGAAGCAGTCAATCACGACATCAACTGATACCGAGTTGTCGACGATTGATTTGTCAAAAACCACGTCAATTTCAGCATTTAACGTTTTGAATAACGTTGATGAAGGGCTATTTAGACTTGGTAAGAACAGTGAAGTTCAACCTGGAATTGCCACTGATAGTAAAGTGTCAAATGATGGTAAGACTTACACGTTCAATCTTAGAAAGAATGCTAAGTGGAGTAACGGTGATCCGGTTACTGCTCAGGACTTTGTATATTCCTGGCGCAGAACTCTTGACCCTAAAACTGCTTCTCAATACGGATATTTATTCTCAGGAATTAAGAACGCCGATAAGATTCAAAACAAAAAAGCCGCTCCTTCAACTCTCGGGGTTAAAGCTGAAGGCAAGTATAAGTTAGTGGTTAATTTGGAACAAAAAATTCCTTACTTCAAGTTGCTATTAGGATTCCCTGTATTTTTCCCACAAGATTCTAAAGCCGTTGCTAAGTATGTTAGCAAGTATGGAACTACCGCTAAGACTATGGTTTATAACGGACCGTTTACTCTTAGTGGTTGGAATGGTACTAATTTAAGTTGGACACTCAAAAAGAATAAAGATTACTGGGACAAAGGCAAGGTCAAGTTAAACAGCATTAAGTTTAACGTAGTCAAAGATCCATCTACTGGCCTAAATCTTTATAACCAAAAGAAGCTTGATATGGCTCAACTTTCTGCTACTCAAGCAAAACAAATGGGTAACAAGCCAAACATGGTTTCTAGAAAGCAATCATCATCGTACTATATTGCCTTTAACCAAAAGATTAAGGCATTTAAGAACAAGAAAATCAGACAAGCTATTTCAATGGCAATCAATCGCGACACTTTAGCTAACAAAGTTGTCGGTGGTGGTGCTGTAGAAACTGATAGTTTTGTTTCAAAGGGACTAGCTGTTTCACCTAAATCAAAGACCGACTTTACTAAAGATGTAACTGCGCCAGCTTCAATGAAATATAATCAGGCAGAAGCTCGGAAACTATTTAAACAAGGTATGAAAGAAGTTGGCAAAAAACAACTTAAATTTACTTTGTTAAACGTGGATACTTACGATCAGAAGCAACTTAGTGAGTACTTGCAAAGTGCAATTGAAAAAACATTGCCACAGGTCAAGGTTTCTTTGAATAACATTCCTGGCCAAACCGTCCTTAGTCGTCAAGCTGACCAAGATTTCCAAGTAACTGTTGCTAATTGGTTTGCTGACTTCTCAGACCCCGTAACCTTCTTGAACATTTTGACCTCAAAGAACCCAAGTAATATTTCTAAGTGGTCAAATAAGCAATACGATTCATTGATTGATAAAACCAATGGCGTCGATGGTAGTAAACCAGAAGCCCGTTGGCAAGACATGGTCGATGCCCAAAACTTGGCACTCAAAGAACAAGCAATTGTGCCGCTTTATCAATCAGGTGAAAAATGGCTAATCAATAGTAACATCAAGGGTATTGTGTACAATACTGCCGGTGCTAACTACAACTACAAAGAAGCTTACGTTAAATAG
- a CDS encoding C40 family peptidase: MKTMRINVPVATIWTSKTSFRPVDEPALKGDTKTWAEQMSDEETIDLGDSDRVVTQALFNDEVIVDREEGDWSKVVIPTQSDDSDKRGYPGWVPSALISETQSSTTTAQVRIATKFADLYDANKQKIMELSQGTFLEETNRDGEWIEVNTPLGSAFIKVEATVIPVSADNTGQIMVELANQFLGLRYIWAGISSYGFDCSGLVYSLHRLLGILIPRDADDQQANGTPISPENVLPGDLVFFAYDHGTGYVHHVGMYIGNGKMIESRTLGKTVDIAELTEPKFAEEFAGFRRYWH; encoded by the coding sequence TTGAAAACTATGAGAATTAACGTGCCTGTGGCAACAATCTGGACATCAAAGACATCTTTTAGACCGGTAGATGAACCCGCATTGAAGGGGGATACTAAAACCTGGGCTGAACAGATGTCCGATGAGGAAACAATCGATTTAGGAGATAGTGATCGAGTTGTCACCCAAGCGTTATTCAACGATGAGGTTATTGTTGATAGAGAAGAGGGTGACTGGTCTAAGGTTGTCATTCCAACCCAAAGTGACGATTCAGATAAGCGTGGTTATCCTGGATGGGTACCCAGTGCATTAATTAGTGAAACTCAGAGTAGTACTACTACTGCCCAGGTGAGAATTGCTACTAAATTTGCGGACTTGTATGATGCAAATAAGCAAAAAATCATGGAATTAAGTCAGGGAACGTTTCTTGAAGAAACTAATCGTGATGGTGAGTGGATTGAGGTAAATACACCATTAGGCTCAGCTTTTATTAAGGTAGAAGCCACTGTAATTCCAGTATCTGCTGACAACACAGGGCAAATTATGGTTGAACTTGCCAATCAATTTTTAGGTCTACGCTACATTTGGGCTGGAATTTCGTCTTATGGGTTTGACTGCTCGGGCTTAGTTTATAGTTTGCATAGGTTGCTAGGGATTTTAATTCCTAGAGATGCCGATGATCAGCAAGCAAACGGTACCCCAATTTCACCAGAAAATGTACTGCCAGGAGATTTAGTATTTTTTGCTTACGATCACGGAACTGGGTACGTACACCACGTTGGTATGTATATTGGTAACGGCAAGATGATTGAGTCTCGGACTTTGGGGAAGACTGTTGATATCGCTGAATTAACTGAACCCAAATTTGCTGAAGAGTTTGCTGGGTTTAGAAGGTATTGGCATTAA
- a CDS encoding S53 family peptidase — MRFRVKKLNWVHLLILGIVFSGIINFVHTDKVAAKKVSTETISVVLKPHNQSELTKFIYSTSNPNSKNYHKYISSSQFADRYGARTKTIKLVKAYFKKYHLKTKVNRGNLVISVTGTRRQLENAFHVWFTKSSWNGSSYRKVVGTPRISKKLSREVMAVSGLSKYYAVNARHTQLQPTSYETRAQSDQSSDGHTPSKFINRYGIRSLYAGGNSGRSKTIGIISFANYHYADAYHFWNKMGIKAKANRLSVNRTKGTSGNWANAEETTMDVEQAGAIAPDANIRSYISQPDVTGMITSVTNALAENRADVLSISWGQSEVKLAQEIKLGITPKRFNQVMNLLFEQAAAQGITVTTASGDNGAYDGILEGNRQGLAVDSPASSPYVVAVGGTTLPNSYLVNHKKVVVQAERAWGTDFLYPNYSHQQYYSQSEKLANYFTGGGGGFSKINGTPKYQQGVSGVNTFSAIKMWSFANNKVTRIGDQRLAGKSHGRNLPDVSANADPATGYSMYVSGSKDGSDGSWYVVGGTSLVAPQMAASLVLTGDEVGGRLGFINPTLYRVAQKANSPFKVLDSAKNNNNLYYTGQPGKLYNQATGLGTVNFGRLADVIKSNY; from the coding sequence ATGAGATTTAGAGTAAAAAAGTTGAATTGGGTTCACTTACTAATTTTGGGAATTGTGTTTTCGGGAATCATTAATTTTGTGCATACGGATAAAGTGGCGGCAAAGAAAGTCTCGACCGAAACTATTAGTGTAGTTTTAAAGCCACACAATCAAAGTGAATTGACGAAGTTTATCTATTCGACAAGCAACCCTAACTCCAAGAATTATCACAAGTACATAAGCTCATCACAGTTCGCTGACCGGTATGGCGCCCGAACGAAGACAATTAAACTGGTCAAGGCTTACTTTAAAAAGTACCACTTAAAAACCAAGGTAAATCGGGGGAATTTAGTTATTTCGGTAACCGGAACTCGTCGCCAGTTGGAAAATGCATTTCACGTTTGGTTTACTAAGTCATCCTGGAATGGAAGCAGTTATCGTAAAGTAGTTGGAACACCCAGAATCTCAAAAAAACTTTCCAGGGAGGTAATGGCAGTTTCTGGACTTTCAAAGTATTATGCGGTCAACGCCCGCCATACTCAACTTCAGCCGACATCCTATGAAACTCGTGCACAAAGTGACCAGTCAAGTGACGGCCATACTCCAAGTAAGTTTATTAATCGCTACGGAATTCGTTCGTTGTACGCTGGAGGTAACTCTGGTCGCAGCAAAACAATTGGTATCATTTCGTTTGCAAACTACCATTATGCGGATGCCTATCATTTTTGGAATAAAATGGGAATTAAAGCTAAGGCAAATCGTCTAAGTGTTAATCGAACTAAGGGTACTAGTGGCAATTGGGCTAATGCCGAAGAAACCACTATGGACGTTGAACAAGCTGGAGCAATCGCACCTGATGCCAATATTCGTAGCTATATCAGTCAGCCGGATGTTACAGGGATGATTACATCAGTTACCAACGCACTGGCCGAAAACCGTGCTGATGTTTTATCAATTAGTTGGGGTCAAAGTGAAGTTAAATTAGCCCAGGAAATTAAATTAGGGATTACTCCTAAAAGATTTAACCAAGTGATGAACTTGTTATTTGAGCAAGCTGCAGCACAGGGGATTACTGTAACGACTGCTAGTGGTGATAATGGGGCTTACGATGGAATCCTTGAGGGTAACCGCCAAGGACTAGCAGTTGATTCACCGGCTAGTTCACCATACGTAGTAGCCGTTGGCGGGACTACGCTACCAAATTCGTACTTGGTGAACCATAAAAAAGTTGTTGTTCAAGCTGAACGTGCGTGGGGAACCGACTTTTTGTATCCTAATTACAGTCATCAACAGTATTATTCTCAATCAGAAAAGCTTGCTAACTACTTTACTGGTGGAGGTGGCGGGTTTAGCAAAATCAATGGAACGCCAAAGTACCAGCAAGGTGTAAGTGGAGTTAATACTTTTTCTGCAATAAAAATGTGGTCTTTTGCTAACAACAAGGTGACGAGAATAGGTGACCAACGGTTAGCAGGTAAGAGTCATGGTAGAAATTTACCTGACGTGTCAGCAAATGCTGATCCAGCAACTGGTTACAGCATGTATGTATCCGGATCTAAAGACGGATCTGATGGCTCTTGGTATGTGGTTGGTGGAACGAGTTTGGTTGCTCCACAAATGGCCGCCAGTCTTGTCTTAACAGGAGATGAAGTTGGTGGTAGGCTTGGCTTCATCAACCCAACTCTTTACCGCGTGGCGCAAAAAGCAAATTCGCCGTTCAAAGTTTTAGATAGTGCAAAGAACAATAATAATCTTTATTACACTGGCCAACCGGGAAAGTTGTACAACCAAGCTACAGGTTTGGGAACCGTTAATTTTGGTAGGTTAGCTGATGTAATAAAATCAAACTATTAG